From Segatella copri, the proteins below share one genomic window:
- a CDS encoding ATP-binding protein, whose amino-acid sequence MASKRYPLGIQTFSEIVKGNYFYADKTAIVYQLAHYAKFHFLSRPRRFGKSLFVSTLKAYFEGKKELFKGLAIEKMEKEWTAYPVIHLDLSCGKYYSLENTYSILNGILEVEEKKYGLKVNPIDEKSFGGRLKNILLAAAAQTGKQVVVLIDEYDAPMHDSVSDEDLQKTIRNIMRDFFSPLKQQEGNIRFVFITGISKFSQLSIFSELNNLKILTLKDEYSSCCGITKSELTQYFREGIEEMAEHNGLTYEETLEQLKQHYDGYHFSINSEDIFNPYSIINALDDKEFNSYWFTSGTPTFLIELMQQKNLDMMDLNDIWARAKRFDVPTETITDPVPVLFQSGYLTIKGYDKQLGMYYLSFPNQEVRQGFSESLCQYYTPSEVGELDAIVYAYKKNVLINDDMGAFMPHLKAFYDKFPYTIINNNERHYQAVIFTIFTMLGEDVKVEHTTSDGRIDLVLKTDKSIFIFELKYKKSADIAMAQISDKDYAKAFADDGRKVVKVGINFSENQRSIEDWVIE is encoded by the coding sequence ATGGCTTCAAAGAGATATCCTTTGGGAATACAAACGTTCTCCGAAATCGTGAAGGGGAATTACTTCTATGCTGACAAGACGGCTATCGTCTATCAGTTGGCTCATTATGCCAAGTTTCATTTTCTGAGTCGCCCACGCCGATTCGGAAAATCCTTGTTTGTATCTACTCTAAAGGCTTACTTTGAAGGTAAGAAAGAACTGTTCAAGGGACTTGCCATCGAAAAGATGGAGAAGGAGTGGACGGCATATCCTGTCATCCACCTGGATTTGAGCTGTGGTAAGTATTATAGCTTGGAGAATACATATTCAATTCTAAACGGAATACTAGAAGTAGAAGAGAAAAAATATGGTTTAAAAGTTAATCCAATAGATGAGAAGTCTTTTGGAGGTCGTCTTAAGAACATCTTGCTTGCAGCAGCTGCTCAAACAGGTAAACAAGTTGTTGTTCTCATAGACGAATATGATGCTCCTATGCATGATTCTGTCAGTGACGAAGACTTACAGAAGACCATCCGCAACATCATGCGAGATTTCTTCAGCCCTTTGAAGCAACAAGAGGGAAACATTCGCTTTGTATTCATCACAGGCATTTCCAAGTTTAGTCAGCTCAGCATCTTTAGTGAATTGAACAATCTCAAGATTCTCACGTTGAAGGATGAATACAGTAGCTGTTGTGGTATAACCAAGAGTGAATTGACTCAGTATTTCCGTGAGGGTATCGAGGAGATGGCTGAACATAATGGGCTTACTTATGAGGAGACCTTAGAGCAACTCAAGCAGCATTATGATGGCTACCACTTCAGTATCAATAGCGAGGATATCTTCAATCCTTACAGCATTATCAATGCTTTGGACGATAAGGAGTTTAATAGCTATTGGTTTACATCTGGTACGCCTACGTTCCTGATAGAACTGATGCAGCAGAAGAATTTGGATATGATGGACTTAAATGATATCTGGGCTAGAGCTAAACGCTTCGATGTTCCTACTGAGACGATTACTGACCCTGTGCCAGTCCTTTTCCAAAGTGGGTATCTTACGATTAAGGGATATGACAAGCAGTTAGGTATGTATTACCTTAGTTTTCCTAATCAAGAAGTTAGACAAGGTTTTTCGGAAAGCCTTTGCCAATATTATACCCCTTCAGAGGTAGGCGAACTTGATGCTATCGTATATGCTTATAAAAAGAATGTGCTCATCAATGACGACATGGGAGCCTTTATGCCTCATTTGAAGGCATTCTATGATAAGTTCCCATATACGATTATCAACAATAATGAGCGTCACTATCAAGCCGTGATATTCACCATCTTCACCATGCTTGGCGAAGATGTGAAGGTGGAGCATACCACTTCGGATGGAAGAATAGACCTTGTGCTCAAGACGGATAAGAGTATCTTTATCTTTGAGTTGAAATATAAGAAGTCTGCCGACATCGCCATGGCGCAAATCAGCGACAAGGACTATGCCAAGGCTTTTGCCGATGATGGGCGAAAGGTTGTGAAAGTGGGTATTAACTTCTCGGAAAACCAGCGAAGTATAGAGGATTGGGTGATAGAATAA
- a CDS encoding Abi family protein has protein sequence MEEDKTTHQFKPNSRFEDAVALYNFDIELRDLMFKAVQRLEIALRTKIIQEFSLAHGPFWFFDTSLADDEHKFIENMNSIDRELQRCKEDFIKEHRRNYDKPIFPPAWKTLELASFGTLSKLYYNFGDKKLKKRVARQFNLPQHEVLESWMRSVTVLRNCCAHHSRLWNRYLSNAPQMNASLRGAWVNIEGVDANKVYAIACCIAYWLDSMGYGLDFKNELKSLLVSYPQVDPAAMGFPENWISEPLWR, from the coding sequence ATGGAGGAAGACAAAACTACACATCAGTTTAAGCCTAATAGTAGATTTGAAGATGCCGTAGCTCTCTATAACTTTGATATAGAGTTGAGAGATTTGATGTTCAAGGCTGTTCAACGATTAGAGATTGCTTTGCGCACAAAGATTATACAAGAGTTCTCTTTGGCACATGGACCATTTTGGTTCTTTGATACAAGCCTTGCTGACGATGAGCACAAGTTTATTGAGAATATGAACTCCATAGACCGAGAGCTTCAGCGTTGTAAAGAGGACTTTATCAAGGAACATAGGCGCAACTATGACAAGCCGATATTCCCTCCTGCATGGAAAACGCTTGAACTGGCATCTTTCGGTACGCTTTCAAAACTCTATTACAATTTCGGTGACAAGAAGTTGAAGAAGCGTGTAGCTCGTCAGTTCAATCTTCCACAGCATGAGGTGTTGGAAAGTTGGATGCGTAGTGTAACTGTCCTAAGAAACTGTTGCGCTCATCACTCACGACTTTGGAATCGTTATCTCTCCAATGCTCCACAAATGAATGCCTCTTTGCGTGGTGCATGGGTGAACATAGAAGGTGTTGATGCGAACAAAGTATATGCTATAGCCTGTTGTATTGCATATTGGCTTGATTCTATGGGATATGGATTGGACTTCAAGAATGAGCTCAAATCCTTACTCGTTTCTTATCCACAGGTAGATCCTGCAGCAATGGGATTCCCTGAAAATTGGATTTCCGAGCCCCTATGGAGATAA